Proteins co-encoded in one Dasypus novemcinctus isolate mDasNov1 chromosome 6, mDasNov1.1.hap2, whole genome shotgun sequence genomic window:
- the TEX36 gene encoding testis-expressed protein 36 — protein sequence MPKGRRFNPPRDEDGSWFPHIGLTQKTPESITSAALKEPHIPQLIHQAEGKLPPIYKVREKQAVNNNFPFSIHDNRHSFQNTGFYFDSGLGRKKIPPEKREHVSRNFNLWACDYVPSCLDGFSNNQISYVYKEAMVIPFFRRFPRHHHEIWNTFNFSPERTKKKPKVRFAIDKKPISPREP from the exons TTCCCTCACATTGGACTAACACAAAAGACACCAGAATCCATCACAAGCGCTGCGCTGAAAGAGCCCCATATTCCACAACTGATTCATCAAGCGGAGGGGAAGCTGCCGCCAATCTACAAAGTCCGGGAGAAG CAAGCAGTGAATAACAACTTCCCCTTCTCCATACACGACAATCGGCACAGCTTTCAGAACACTGGGTTCTACTTTGACTCT GGCCTGGGACGTAAGAAGATCCCCCCTGAAAAAAGGGAACACGTTTCAAGAAATTTCAATCTTTGGGCATGTGACTACGTTCCCTCTTGTCTTGATGgcttttcaaataaccaaataTCGTACGTCTATAAGGAAGCCATGGTGATCCCATTTTTCAGACGCTTTCCAAGACATCATCACGAGATATGGAACACGTTTAATTTCAGTCCTGAGAGAACTAAAAAGAAGCCAAAAGTGAGGTTTGCTATTGACAAGAAGCCAATTTCTCCACGGGAGCCCTGA